CAGCCCTTCTGGGTCACCATTCAAACCAGAGCCTGCTGCGGAGCTTGGGGCCTCCCCCAGATTCCTCCTGCCTGGCCCAGAACATTCCTAAGAGTCATTCCCCTCCCTAGCCTGGGCACTGGTGCTGACATGTTCCCCCAGCCTCACCCTTTGTGGTACTGAGCCCAGTCCCTGAGGATGGAGCAGCAGGGAGTGTGGCAATGGCTGTCGGGAATTTTGGCACCGACGCCAGGTCTCCCCTCCCAGCAGCCATTCAGACGACAAGCACTTACTAAGCACTTCTGTATAGACGAGCATGAGCCATGGTCCTGGCCTCCAAGGCCCTTTGGCTTTTTGggaacacacacactcatgcacacaaagaaagggagaaaggtgACAGGGAGGTATACGTGCCAGGTGTGTGTGGTGATGGTGTCTGGCTAGAGGCATTAGTGGCCGGGCGCCCCCTTCTGGACCTGTTGGGCACAGGTCCTCCCCTCCTCTCACTGTGCTCTGCTCTCCAAGGAGTAGGCACATGCAAATTACTTTTAttgcatatgcaaatatatgtgtcCATCCAACCTTTTCCTGCATTGGGTGTGGCTTTTAGTGAAAACTTGGACAAGCATGCTGATTCCCAGGAAGCCTGGTTGGAGCCATCTTCTCTGCCTCCGGGTCTCAGCTGCTCTCCCTGGGAGGTGCAGACCCAGAGCCCTCCTCATCTCCTGGCCTTGTTACTCTTTGTTCTGGAGGAGTTTCTCTCAGGGTCTTCCCAGGTTCCCTGCTGCAGCTGTCTGGATAGACCCTACGCACTCTTTCTGTCTCTAGCAGACCTGGAGAATCACTGATTCTTAGTCCCTTTTCTGCTTCTAAGTCAGGgactggcaaactttttctgtgaagggccagacagtaaatattttaggctttgcggGTCATATTTGCTGTCCCAGCTGCTCAATTCTGTTGTTGTACCACAAAAGCAGCAATAGACAGTACGTAAACGAATGAGCATGGCTATACCCCCAACACCTTCACTGAGGTCACTCACATTTGAATGTTTTTTCACTTTCACATGTCATAAAAtatgattcctttttttgttttttcccgcAACCATTTAACAATGTAAAAAccaggccggacgcagtggctcaagcctgtaatcccagcactttgggaggctgaggtgggtggatcatgcgaggtcaggagttcaagaccagcctggtcaacacagtgaaaccgtctctactaaaaatacaaaaattaaccggggtgtggtggcaggcgcctgtggttccagctacttgggaggctgaggcaggagaatcgaatcgcttgaacctgggaggcagaggttgcagtgagccgacattgcgccactgcactccactctggacgacagagtaagactctgtctcaaggaaaaaaaaaaaaaaaggtaaaaaccatTCTTGACTTGCTGACCGTACAGAAGCAGGCCTTGGTCCAGCCCTGATCCAAAgcagtagttcttttttttttttttttttttttttttttttttttttgaggcgggtctagctgtgtctcccaggctggagtgcttgatggccttgatctcggctcactgcaagctcagcctcctggagttccgcgccattctccgccctcagcctccggagtagctgggactacaggctcaccaccacgcttccggctaatttttgtatttttagtagaggcgggggtttctgccgtgttagccaggatggtcgatctcctgacctaaagtgatcagcccgtctgacctcccaaagtgctgggattacaggcttgaccacggcccggcctttttttttttttttttggaacagactctggctctgtggcccaggcctggaagtgcagtggcgtgatctcagctcactgcaacctctgcctcccgggtttagcgattctcctgcctccagcctcctgaggtagctgggattacaggcacccaccaccatgcctggctaatttttttgtattttttagtagagatgggggtttcacgtgttagccaggatggtctcgaactctgatctcattgatccacctgccttagcctcccaaagtattgagttacaggcgtgagtcccgCACCGGCGTAAAgcagtagttcttttttttttttttttttgagacagagtctggcttagtgcagccaggctggagtgcagtggcgatcttggctcgcaccaagctccgcctcgggttcagccattctcctgccttagcctcggtagttgggactacagggaaACCCGCCCgccctcacccggctaatttttgcatttttagtagaggcgggggtttcaccgtgttagccaggatggtctcaatctccctgacctcgtgatccgccctcctcacggcctcccaaagtgctgggattacagtagaaGTGAAGGCTGCAGCCCGGCCAGAAGCAGTGGTTCTTAGCAGCTTTAGGGGTTTGGAATCCCagtgagaatctgatgaaagtaCTAGACCCTTCCTCAAGGAAAACGCATATACCTGCATCATTTTGTCTACAGTTTCAGGGATTCATTGGACTCCTACCCTGATCCCAGCCCCACCTGCCAGTTCtgtattccttctctctctctttttttttttctttttttgagacggagtcttgcttaccatgttggccaggctagtcttgaactcctgacctcaggtgatctgcctgcctcagcctcccaaagtgctgggatgacaggcgtgagccaccgcacccagcctttttccctctctctcgaCTTCAGGAAGTCCTGTGGCCTTTGTGAGGCTTCTGTGGTCCTTGCTTTCCAGCTCATACCAGTTCTAGCCCCAAGGTCTCTGGTCCTTCTCCAGGAGTCTAGCAGGGGATTGGGGCAGGGTTTGGGGGGCTTGTCTGACTGATACTTTTCCTTTCCATACCTTCCTGGGATCCTAGCTGGTGATGGAGTTCTGTGGTGCTGGTTCAGTGACTGACCTGGTAAAGAACACGAAAGGAAACGCCCTGAAGGAGGACTGTATCGCCTACATCTGCAGGGAGATCCTCAGGGTGAGCTCCAGGCCCCCTCCCCTTGTCTTCTCCTCCTCTGCTACCCTGGTTGGAGCTTCTTCATGAGCAAAGATCCTCCCTGCACTGGGAGGAGACATAACTACCCCCTTTCGGGAGCAGCAGGCCTGATGCGGGTGGGATGTGGAAGCAGGGTCCCAGCCTTGGGAAGTCTCAGGCTGCTGGAGGAGACAGGCTCCTCTGTTTCCAAGCTCTGCCACTTCTCCACCTGTAACCCTGCAACTTTGGGAATTCACCTGGAGCCACCAGTCTGAGGAAGCTCTCCAGGACAGCTCAGCTTGCTTGGGCTCCTGGTGGAGAGGGTCTGCTCCTTCATCCCAGCCCTGTCCAGACTGATTGCTCCTTGTCCCCTCAACTCACTGCCCACTTACTCTTTCCCACCCCCTCCAACACCATGGCTAATTTCCCTGCTCTCCTGTCCCAGGGTCTGGCCCATCTCCATGCCCACAAGGTCATCCATCGAGACATCAAGGGGCAGAATGTGCTGCTGACAGAGAATGCTGAGGTCAAGCTAGGTGCGCCGGCTCCTTCTGAGGCTGACGGGGCCCTTTCACCCCCAGGACAGAGAATGAGGCACCCCTTTTTCCCTCTGGTGGCTCAGGCCCAACTTCCTCCCTGTTGGGGAGGCTCACTCCCTCCCCGTTCCCCTCTCCCCCTGGAATGCCCTGCCTCCTGCTGAAAATCCCTCAGGAAGCTCCACACCTGTCACCTGTTATGGGCCAGGTGCTCTGCAGGTTGCTCTGGGGAGCTGGGATCTGATGACCCTCCTGCCTGGGATGCTGTCGGTGATCCTTTCACCGGGGTTTTTCTCTAAGATGCAGGAAGGTGGAATCGGGTGCTTCAGGATGTTGATGGGGTAAAGGAGGGTGCTGGGGTGTCTGGGTAGGGCCAGAACCTCAGCTGCCTCAGGCAAGTCCTATATGTTCATGCAGGGATGTGAGGCAAGGGAGCAGGGATGACTCTCCACGCTGacccctccctctctgtcttcacAGTGGATTTTGGGGTGAGTGCTCAGCTGGACCGCACTGTGGGCAGACGGAACACTTTCATTGGGACTCCTTACTGGATGGCTCCAGAGGTCATCGCCTGTGATGAGAACCCCGATGCCACCTACGATTACAGGGTATGGAGTGGAAAGTTGGGAGCATGGGGGCTGCCAAGGGGAGGAAGCAGTATGGGGACCATGGGGCCTGAGCAGGCTGGGGAATAAAGGAAGGTTGGATGATGTTAGCAGTGAGGGGCTGGGGAACATCTTATGGCAAGGCAAGTGTGGGTGGGAAGATGGGAGGGGTTGGAGAGCACTGCTGCAGGAAGGACGGTGACCCAGGAAGGCTCCTGAAGAGGCCAGGATGGTGGGTGAAGAGAGGTTGCAAGGCAGAGTTGTCGGGAATATTCACTTGTTCCTTCTCTCCCGTCTGTAGAGTGACATTTGGTCTCTAGGAATCACAGCCATCGAGATGGCAGAGGGCGCCCCCCGTAAGTTCTGAGTCTGCCGGGAGTGGGAGCGGAGGGAAAGCAAGGGCCCAGAGAGGGCTGTAGGGAGGAGCTGGGTCCTGGGACCCTGCTGAGGAAGGGTCCTGTAGCTCCAGTGCAGTGAAAGGGACTGAGGGCGTCTCTTCTGTGTCCAGCTCTGTGTGACATGCACCCCATGCGAGCCCTCTTCCTCATTCCTCGGAACCCTCCGCCCAGACTCAAGTCCAAGAAGTGGTAGGTCTCTGAGAGTGTGGGCTCTGGGAAGGAAGGTCCCTGGACAAGGTCATCCCCACCTTCATGCCCTCTGTGCTCAGGCTTGGATCTCACCAGAGAAGAGATTTTGGGGGGCAGAGGGCGGTGACTGGTGTTGGGATATGAAGACAGGAGGGATGTCAAGGTGGCTTGTGGATGAGTGATCCACCCTCTTTCTCCTGCACCCATCCCTTCTGAGGGGACCCTCctagtgtgagccaccactgttTCCAGGTCTAAGAAGTTCATTGACTTCATTGACACATGTCTCATCAAGACTTACCTGAGCCGCCCACCCACGGAGCAGCTGCTGAAGTTTCCCTTCATCCGGGACCAGCCCACGGAGCGGCAGGTCCGCATCCAGCTTAAGGACCACATTGACCGATCCCGGAAGAAGCGGGGTGAGAAAGGTCAGTGGGCAGGCTGGAGGGGCAGGTACTAGgggacactccagcctggctcctCTCTGCCAGCCCTGCTCACTCCTGGCTCCCCTTCCTGCTCCCCTCCTTGGCCCCAGCTCTCCCTGTCCAAGGAGATCGTTCTCAAACTTGCAACAGCCGAGGggttttccctcctttccctcgCAATCTGGGTCAGCCCTCCAGAGGAGGACCGGCCTTTCACATCCTTATGAAAACTCCATGCTAAGCACATACGTGTGCGAGCCCAGGCACAGGCTCTGCCACACCTCAGCTGCCCAGGGACCCAGTCCTGGTCCCTGTCCGGGCCCACACCTGAGACACACTGTCCTCCCATTGCTCCCAGGAAGTGGGTGGGGCCCCTCATGCGTGCCCACCCAGACAGACCTTCGGGTTATGCCCACCCGAGGTTTCCCTAGCCCACGGCGGGGTCTGGGGCACTGGGTGAGTTAACAGCAGTGGTCTCCCCTGCAGAGGAGACAGAATATGAGTACAGCGGTAGCGAGGAGGAAGACGACAGccatggagaggaaggagagCCAAGGTAGGCCTGGCAGGCGGTGCGGGGGTTGGGGGGGTCATCACTGAGTGGGGGGACTACAGTGGTGCTTGGCTTTGGAGATGCTCGGCCTGGGGGTGATGGGCACAGAGAGGTAGAGACTCCTAGAAACCAAATTCCCGAGTGCTAAGAAGTGGAACAAATGAGTGAGCAAGAGCTGGGGAGAGAGCAATTCAGGGTGAAGGTGGGGCGCAGCAGTAATAGGAAAGGAGGACAGGGCTGAAGACCGGGCAGAAGGGGACAGTGAGTCTCCTGGCCACCCGGGAGTGGCCAGAGGCAGAGGTTTTGATCCAGTTAAAGCACCCGCTCAGGCGGGCCCACGGGGTTGAGAGTGGGAACCAACAGCGTTCTGACCCCAACGCTTCTTTGTGCCACCCCTGCCCAGCTCCATCATGAACGTGCCTGGAGAGTCGACTCTACGCCGGGAATTTCTCCGCCTCCAGCAGGAAAATAAGAGCAACTCAGAGGCTttaaaacagcagcagcagctgcagcagcagcagcagcgagACCCCGAGGCACACATCAAACACCTGCTGCACCAGCGGCAGAGGCGCATAGAGGAGCAGAAGGAGGAGCGGCGCCGCGTGGAGGAGGTGGGCTGTCTCCCAAGGGCCCAGGCCTGGCACGGCCTCCTGCTGACCTCCCCAGGGTCCATTAGGGCCTCAGGGAGAACAGGTTTTAAAATGCCTTAAAtggagccaggcgcggtggctcacgcctgtaatcccggcactttgggaggccgaggcgtgcggatgatgaggtcaggagatcgagaccatcctggctaacacagtgaaaccccatctcaactaaaaatacaaaaaattagccaggcgtggtggcgggcgcctgtagtcccagctactggggaggctgaggcaggagaatggcatgaacctgggaggcggagcttgcagtgagctgagatcgtgccactgcactccagcctgggcgacagagtgagactccgcctcagaataaaaataaaataaaatgccttaaaTCAATGGCATTTCTGTTGAAACAGTTACATGACTTCAAATTTCATGATTAGCTGGACTTAACAAAAAATGTGTCTAAATAATAGGCAATagaccagatgcggtggctcactttcggaggctgaggtgggtggatcacctgaggtcaggagtttttgagaccagtctggccaacatggtgaaaccccatctctactaataatacaaaaatcagccgggtgtggtggcgcgtgcctgtaatcccagctacttgggaggctgagacaggagattcacttgaacccgggaggcggaggtgagcagagatcacaccactgcactccagcctgggtgacagagtgagactccatctccaatactactactactagtaATAATCCCGCAGCATCCACACTGTCCACCTGCTACCCCCAAAGCAGGCCCTCTCATTGttgaacaaaaaataatttgcaagAAAACCTGCTACAGAAGAGCCTTGTGCAGTTTtgaaaatataggccgggcgcgatggctcacgcctgtaatcccagcactttgggaggccaaggcgggtggatcatgaggtcaggagttcaagaccagcctgtctaatatggtgaaaccccatctctactaaaaataccaaaaattagccggatgtgggtggcgcacacgcctgtagtcccagctactcgggaggctgaggcaggagaatcacttgaacccgggaggtggaggttgtagtgagccgagatcgcgccactgcactccagcctggggaacagagcaagactctgtctcaataaataaataaataaataaataaataaataaataaaatatagcgTTCAGATAGCATAGTGACAAAGTCCTATCTAACGGCGTGGAGAAGGCGTGCCAGCAACTTCATTGCAGGAATAGGCACAAGTTCCCTCAAGTGTAAGGGCCCCTTAGGGCTTGCGCTTTTGTTGTTGTAGGcagtggtggcggtggtggttgTGGTAGACTTTGTGATCGGAAATACGGTGAAAGTCAAGTACCACCTGGGCATCGGGGCTTGCCAAGGAGCGGGCCAGGTCCCTTTTCTGTGCTTTCTGTGCACGGGCACCTGGTGCCCTCTTGTGGCCAAAGTCTATCGCTACGACCCGCTCTGTATGGACTTCAGGCAAAGGTCGGTTTTAGGCTAGGAGTGCTGGGGAGGCTTGTTTTGAGTTcgggttttgtttgttgtttggtgGGGTGTGGGTAGGGGAAGGTGTTGTCTAGCTAAGCACACCCCACAGGCAGCTAAGCACACCCCACAGGCAGTGGTCAGTCTCAGCCTCTCTCATCACAGCTACTGGCTGTTTTCCCGAGCCCAGCCCCGCGGGCCCTTGGGTGGGGATGGGTATAGTCACAGAAACAAGCGCAAGCCTCCGTGGTGAGCAAGGAGAGCTCCCTCCCTGTCCATGGAGGGACAGTGCTGCCGCGGTGTCCGGTATGGTCCTTAAGACCACCTGGCTCTCCCCATAGCAACAGCGGCGGGAGCGGGAGCAGCGGAAGCTGCAGGAGAAGGAGCAGCAGCGGCGGCTGGAGGACATGCAGGTCCTGCGGCGGGAAGAGGAGCGGCGGCAGGCGGAGCGTGAGCAGGTAGAGCGCCGCACCCACATCCCTGCCCTCCCGCCCTCCCGCTCCTGCTGCCTGCCGCCCCTGCTCCCCGTgcccttcccccttctctcccccCCACCCAGATTCCTCCTATCTTTTCTagcttcactctttctctctgttttctcccACCCTTCAACCCCAACCCtggccccctccctcctccttccctgcctcattCCCATCTCTGTACCCCATCCCTGACTCTCCCTGGCCCCTTCCTCATCCCCCTCATTCCCTGTGCCCTCTTCTTCCCCATCTGTGCCGCGTGACCCCCCGGGGCTCATGCCATCCCCTCCCCTACCTCTCTCTTACTCTTCCCCTGCACCCCCTCATCCTCCTCCTGCGgatcccttcctccttctccaactcgctgctgctgccctcctccgcctcttcctccttccctgccctctgccccccACCCTACACCCCGCCCCCCAGGAATATATTCGTCACAGGCTAGAGGAGGAGCAGCGACAGCTCGAGATCCTTCAGCAACAGCTGCTCCAGGAACAGGCCCTGCTGCTGGTAACGGGTCCCTCAGCGTCCTCTGGGAAGATGCTTTTCAGAGCTTCTTTGCTGGAACGGGATGGGAACACTTCAAGGGAAGGGATTCACCCAAGACATCAAGGGAATACATCTCCTCTCTAGGCAGTTGGAGAAAAGAGAGGGCATGCCTGCTCTAACTCCCAGGCCACACTCTGCTGAGCCCTCTCTCCCTACCCTTGGGCCCAGGAATACAAGCGGAAGCAGCTGGAGGAGCAGCGGCAGTCAGAGCGTCTCCAGAGGcagctgcagcaggagcatgCCTACCTCAAGTccctgcagcagcagcaacagcagcagcagcttcagaaacagcagcagcagcagctcctgcCTGGGGACAGGAAGCCCCTGTACCATTATGGTCGGGGCATGAATCCCGCTGACAAACCAGCCTGGGCCCGAGAGGTACTCACTGCCTCCTTTGCCTCCTGAGACTGCAGTCCCACTGCCTGAGGCCTGGAGAGCCACAAGAAGTGGTTGTTCACAGTAGCAGGCACCGAGCAGGGGAAAGgagcacacagcacacagcaTAGGACAGGAGTGGTGAGGGCGGGCGGGACCCTCAGTTTTGAGAACAGGGAGGCAAGAGCTGCTGGCCTGCTTGACATCCCTTCACATCACAGGTAGAAGAGAGAACAAGGATGAACAAGCAGCAGAACTCTCCCTTGGCCAAGAGCAAGCCAAGCAGCACGGGGCCTGAGCCCTCCATCCCCCAGGCCTCCCCTGGACCTGCAGGACCCCTTTCCCAGACTCCTCCTATGCAGAGGCCGGTGGAGCCCCAGGAGGGACCGCACAAGGTGAGTCTCTCCCCACTCCTGTCTTAATGCAGACACAGGGAGCTTTGCTCAGAGcccaggtgcacacacacacacgcacacacacacctgctcaGCCCTGAGCCAGGATTCCAGAGCACAGGCTATGTGGACAGAGACACTCACCTGCTTCTTGCTGCCTATGTCTGTCCTGACTTAGCTGTCCTCAGGCTCAAGGAACCCCTTGTCCTTCAATGGAGGAAGGGGCAACTAAAGTCCCTTCCCACCTCAGACCCCGATTTGCAGGTGGGGACCTGCCATGGAGCAGGCAGCCCACCCTCCCTGGTCTCTCCCTGCAGAGCCTGGTGGCACACCGGGTCCCACTGAAGCCATATGCAGCACCTGTACCCCGATCCCAGTCCCTGCAGGACCAGCCCACCCGAAACCTGGctgccttcccagcctcccaTGACCCCGACCCTGCCATCCCTGCACCCACTGCCACGCCCAGTGCCCGAGGAGCTGTCATCCGCCAGAATTCAGACCCCACCTCTGAAGGACCTGGCCCCAGCCCGAACCCCCCAGCCTGGGTCCGCCCAGATAACGAGGCCCCACCCAAGGTAAGGACAGCCTGTGGGCCCAGGGAAAAGCAAGGAACTAGTCATGAGGAGAAGGAGGGCAGTGAAGGGGCCGCATGGGGAAGAGTGCAGGGCGGGAAGCCAGAGAAAGCTAGGGCGCTGCCCAGCAGGGCTCAGCCGTCCAGCTGAGGAGGCAACGTGGAGGTGTGGCATTGATGCCCCGGGGAGCGTGGGAACGGAGAAACGCCCAGGGTGTTTCGGGGCCGCTAAGGGGCAGACTTTGCGAGTTAGAACTGCAGCTCCAACCATCTCCCAGCTTCATAACCTTGGACGTATTCACTAActtccctgaacctcagttttctcatccatcaaAGTGAGGAGCTCACCTCTCAGAGGTGAGGCTCAAACATCTCTGAAGTGCCCGTTGCAGCGCCAGCTCGCAGCACGTGGACTTCTCTCCACAGGTGCCTCAGAGGACCTCATCTATCGCCACTGCCCTTAACACCAGTGGGGCCGGAGGATCCCGGCCAGCCCAGGCAGTCCGTGCCAGGTAATGCCTGGGTAGGGCAATGCCTGGGTGAGGTCTGAGGACAGCCTAGGGAGTAGGGGGGCACAGGGACTTTACCAGCCTACCCACCTAGGGGTGGGCAAGCCCCAGCCCCATCACCTCAGCGCCCCCCCGCCCCCTCGGCACCCCTGTGCTCCCTTCACAGACCTCGCAGCAACTCCGCCTGGCAAATCTATCTGCAAAGGCGGGCAGAGCGGGGCACCCCAAAGCCTCCAGGGCCCCCTGCTCAGCCCCCTGGCCCGCCCAACGCCTCTAGGTAATGGAGTCGTCCCCCGACTCACTCCCACCTCTCACTTCTGCCACCTGCTTCCCTGGTGATGGCTCCCTCTGCAGTGCAGCTCAGCAACCCAGAGAGGGGAGCACCCTGCCTCCCTGACCCTGACTCTGCCCCCCAACAGTAACCCCGACCTCAGGAGGAGCGACCCTGGCTGGGAACGCTCGGACAGTGTCCTCCCAGCCTCGCACGGGCACCTCCCCCAGGCCGGCTCACTGGAGCGGAACCGCGTGGGAGGTACGTGAGCCAGGGCTGGGCAGCCTGCTCTGGGCCTGGAGTCTTATCAGGATGGACCCTGCCTTTGGTGGCTTTGGACTGGGACACCCACAGGGACAGGGAGGACCTGCGTGGGTATGGAACTCGGGGCTGAGTTCTGGGGCTCAGGGGCAAGGGGTCAGCCCAGGTGTGGGCTTGAGGCCATCCCTTGTCCAGGCATCAGTGACCTTTCTTCTTCCACCCTGCCATGTCCAGCCTCCTCCAAACTGGACAGCTCCCCAGTGCTCTCTCCCGGGGATAAAGCCAAGCCCGATGACCACCGCTCGCGGCCAGGCCGGCCCGCAGTGAGTCGCCTGGTGGCCGGCACCGCCTGCCTCATCCTGGTTTGGGGCTTAGCCCCA
The Papio anubis isolate 15944 chromosome 17, Panubis1.0, whole genome shotgun sequence genome window above contains:
- the MINK1 gene encoding misshapen-like kinase 1 isoform X14 — encoded protein: MGDPAPARSLDDIDLSALRDPAGIFELVEVVGNGTYGQVYKGRHVKTGQLAAIKVMDVTEDEEEEIKQEINMLKKYSHHRNIATYYGAFIKKSPPGNDDQLWLVMEFCGAGSVTDLVKNTKGNALKEDCIAYICREILRGLAHLHAHKVIHRDIKGQNVLLTENAEVKLVDFGVSAQLDRTVGRRNTFIGTPYWMAPEVIACDENPDATYDYRSDIWSLGITAIEMAEGAPPLCDMHPMRALFLIPRNPPPRLKSKKWSKKFIDFIDTCLIKTYLSRPPTEQLLKFPFIRDQPTERQVRIQLKDHIDRSRKKREETEYEYSGSEEEDDSHGEEGEPSSIMNVPGESTLRREFLRLQQENKSNSEALKQQQQLQQQQQRDPEAHIKHLLHQRQRRIEEQKEERRRVEEQQRREREQRKLQEKEQQRRLEDMQVLRREEERRQAEREQEYKRKQLEEQRQSERLQRQLQQEHAYLKSLQQQQQQQQLQKQQQQQLLPGDRKPLYHYGRGMNPADKPAWAREVEERTRMNKQQNSPLAKSKPSSTGPEPSIPQASPGPAGPLSQTPPMQRPVEPQEGPHKSLVAHRVPLKPYAAPVPRSQSLQDQPTRNLAAFPASHDPDPAIPAPTATPSARGAVIRQNSDPTSEGPGPSPNPPAWVRPDNEAPPKVPQRTSSIATALNTSGAGGSRPAQAVRARPRSNSAWQIYLQRRAERGTPKPPGPPAQPPGPPNASSNPDLRRSDPGWERSDSVLPASHGHLPQAGSLERNRVGASSKLDSSPVLSPGDKAKPDDHRSRPGRPADFVLLKERTLDEAPRPPKKAMDYSSSSEEVESSEDDEEEGEGGPSEGSRDTPGGRSDGDTDSVSTMVVHDVEEITGTQPPYGGGTMVVQRTPEEERNLLHADSNGYTNLPDVVQPSHSPTENSKGQSPPSKDGSSDYQSRGLVKAPGKSSFTMFVDLGIYQPGGSGDTIPITALVGGEGTRLDQLQYDVRKGSVVNVNPTNTRAHSETPEIRKYKKRFNSEILCAALWGVNLLVGTENGLMLLDRSGQGKVYGLIGRRRFQQMDVLEGLNLLITISGKRNKLRVYYLSWLRNKILHNDPEVEKKQGWTTVGDMEGCGHYRVVKYERIKFLVIALKSSVEVYAWAPKPYHKFMAFKSFADLPHRPLLVDLTVEEGQRLKVIYGSSAGFHAVDVDSGNSYDIYIPVHIQSQITPHAIIFLPNTDGMEMLLCYEDEGVYVNTYGRIIKDVVLQWGEMPTSVAYICSNQIMGWGEKAIEIRSVETGHLDGVFMHKRAQRLKFLCERNDKVFFASVRSGGSSQVYFMTLNRNCIMNW
- the MINK1 gene encoding misshapen-like kinase 1 isoform X6, producing the protein MGDPAPARSLDDIDLSALRDPAGIFELVEVVGNGTYGQVYKGRHVKTGQLAAIKVMDVTEDEEEEIKQEINMLKKYSHHRNIATYYGAFIKKSPPGNDDQLWLVMEFCGAGSVTDLVKNTKGNALKEDCIAYICREILRGLAHLHAHKVIHRDIKGQNVLLTENAEVKLVDFGVSAQLDRTVGRRNTFIGTPYWMAPEVIACDENPDATYDYRSDIWSLGITAIEMAEGAPPLCDMHPMRALFLIPRNPPPRLKSKKWSKKFIDFIDTCLIKTYLSRPPTEQLLKFPFIRDQPTERQVRIQLKDHIDRSRKKRGEKEETEYEYSGSEEEDDSHGEEGEPSSIMNVPGESTLRREFLRLQQENKSNSEALKQQQQLQQQQQRDPEAHIKHLLHQRQRRIEEQKEERRRVEEQQRREREQRKLQEKEQQRRLEDMQVLRREEERRQAEREQEYIRHRLEEEQRQLEILQQQLLQEQALLLEYKRKQLEEQRQSERLQRQLQQEHAYLKSLQQQQQQQQLQKQQQQQLLPGDRKPLYHYGRGMNPADKPAWAREVEERTRMNKQQNSPLAKSKPSSTGPEPSIPQASPGPAGPLSQTPPMQRPVEPQEGPHKSLVAHRVPLKPYAAPVPRSQSLQDQPTRNLAAFPASHDPDPAIPAPTATPSARGAVIRQNSDPTSEGPGPSPNPPAWVRPDNEAPPKVPQRTSSIATALNTSGAGGSRPAQAVRASNPDLRRSDPGWERSDSVLPASHGHLPQAGSLERNRVGASSKLDSSPVLSPGDKAKPDDHRSRPGRPASYKRAIGEVSEMGLLVGAPPVTLLGCPSTLCLHPGPPSPCPSRGSSLQDFVLLKERTLDEAPRPPKKAMDYSSSSEEVESSEDDEEEGEGGPSEGSRDTPGGRSDGDTDSVSTMVVHDVEEITGTQPPYGGGTMVVQRTPEEERNLLHADSNGYTNLPDVVQPSHSPTENSKGQSPPSKDGSSDYQSRGLVKAPGKSSFTMFVDLGIYQPGGSGDTIPITALVGGEGTRLDQLQYDVRKGSVVNVNPTNTRAHSETPEIRKYKKRFNSEILCAALWGVNLLVGTENGLMLLDRSGQGKVYGLIGRRRFQQMDVLEGLNLLITISGKRNKLRVYYLSWLRNKILHNDPEVEKKQGWTTVGDMEGCGHYRVVKYERIKFLVIALKSSVEVYAWAPKPYHKFMAFKSFADLPHRPLLVDLTVEEGQRLKVIYGSSAGFHAVDVDSGNSYDIYIPVHIQSQITPHAIIFLPNTDGMEMLLCYEDEGVYVNTYGRIIKDVVLQWGEMPTSVAYICSNQIMGWGEKAIEIRSVETGHLDGVFMHKRAQRLKFLCERNDKVFFASVRSGGSSQVYFMTLNRNCIMNW